TTTCTGGTTCACTCCCAGGGTGAAACTGAATCGCAACGACATCAATACGCCACGAAATATCTGACTGGTGAGTCTGTTGAAGGTAAAACTCGCCAGACTGGGCGATATGTGAAAACTTTTTTCTTGTAACTGATTCTTCGGGATAACCAAACGTTTCCGTCTTGCGCGTCTTCACTTCAACAAAAACAATCTCGTCGCCGGATTGGCAAATGAGATCA
This window of the Candidatus Woesearchaeota archaeon genome carries:
- a CDS encoding YraN family protein, which encodes DLICQSGDEIVFVEVKTRKTETFGYPEESVTRKKFSHIAQSGEFYLQQTHQSDISWRIDVVAIQFHPGSEPEIIHFPAVRL